The sequence CATTTCTTTAGTTTAATCATAGGAGGGTTGCTAATCAAAAAACATGCGAGTTCTTGCAGCTGATTACTGATGAGTAGCCATGTTTCTGCTTTAATTTCTGTCACTTCTGTAGGTTGATACTGTGGGACATACTTGCGAATTACGGTGTAGAAATAAGCAAAAGCTTCATCAGCAAAATAGACCGAGTCTTTATTCCAATACTTTGCATTGTACTCACCTGGTTTTATTTCTACATAATAAGCATTTTCGACGTTGTCCACATTTGTTATCATTTCAAAAGGGGATTCCATAGCAGCACCTCTTTTTTTAATAACGTTAGCATACCCTTTTTCGCAAAAACCTCTGCGGAATTTTCATAATCATGTTCAAACTCAACAAAGTAGTCACTTTCATGCAGCATATGCATAGTTAATCTATTTCCAATCTGTTTAATAGTTTCATCTATGCCGTTAGAATGGACTCCAACATTTTCTAAGTTAGAGAGCATGTCGTAATTATTATTGCTAATATGCTTAATCCGACCAAGTATTTCACTGTGTTTTCCTTCTATATAAAAAGACAGCCATTTTAATAATAGCTGCCTAGTAAAAAATAGTTATTAGTTCTCTTACCTTCACTTCAATTCATTTATTCCTATTAGTTAAACAAAGTATACTCTCACTTTTTTTACTACATATGCAAACTAAAATATAATAGTGATTATTGAAGAAATGGACATGTGTAATCTTTTTACTCTTCCCACTGTATTAAGTTGGGACTTTTATCTAGAATTGAGTCATATTGCTCTTTTATTCCATATCGAGCCTGAGGGTCAATAGTTAAATACCTTTTGTATTTTTCTAAGCGATATTCTAATTTGGACCACCCGTAGTGTTTTACTCTTAGGTTAGAGATACTATTTGGCAACTGAAATATATTTTTAGGGAACCTCCCACAGTGCTGAGGAGTTTCGTTCCATACATAAGAGAAATCCTTCCTGTATCGAGCGAGAAATGGTCGATAGAAAAGATGAGCATACCAATATTCGTCCTCACGATAATGGGTATTACTCCAAAAATCATAGAGTCTAAAAGAATAAAGGTCATAATCCTCTTGTTCAAGAAGCTGTTCTACCTCTTGCTTAAATTTATGTTCAAATAGTTCATCGGCATCTACATTTAAAATCCAATTAGGATTCGTCTTGGTTGTCTCTTCCCATTGTTGCTGGCGTAGCTCTACTTCAGTAGAAAATTTCGAAACTTTATTTTGCACAATTTTGCATGGTACGGTTTTTAAAACTTCCTTACAAATCTCAACTGAATTGTCTGTACTCCCATCATCAATAATGACAGCATTATTGATGTAAGGAAGGTGGCTCTTTAAAACTTCTCTTAAGAAACGGTTCCCCTCGTCTTTAATTATCATAGACAAGGTAAGTTCTGGTTTTGTAAGGGTAGATACATTAATGTTTAAAATAGGAGCTTTCTGTCTAGGCGTGTTTTTTTCAAGAAATGTTTTTCCACCCTTTATGTCCGTGTCTCTATAAATATGGTAGGCAGGATAGTGTGTATCTACATGTAGAGAAAGTCCTATTGCGGCTGCACGTACACAAAAATGGCGATCTTCTCCCCAAAATGTTAAGTTAGGTATTTTGCTGAAGTTAACGCCTTTTTGAAGAGCATTTTGTGAAATGAGAGTGCAGGCACCAAGTCCTCCTACCTCATAAACTCCTGGATTTCTCATTTTAGTAATGAAGTCTTGATATCGGATATTTATTTGATCGTCAGATAACTGTTTTCCAGGTTGTACATTGTATTGGGTATATTCATCGTAAAGCCATACTTGAGGTTGCTCTATCGATTCTGGTTGCCATTTTGTCCAAAAAATTTCAGAAATAATATCTTTTCGTTGTTGAACCAAATGAACAAGAGTTTTTGGGGATAACAACAAATCAGAGTCTACAAAAAATAAATAATCATAGTTTTTTTCTTTTGCATACTTAATAATTAAATTTTTAAAATTAGCTACTTTCCACACTAGATGTTCATTCCACTGATGAGTCTGCTTATCCTTCAAATAAACATCTTGATAGAATGATTTTTCAATAACTACTGATTCAATACACTCTTGAAATTGTATAAGAAGACGACTAGAGTCAGCGTTTTCGTTATCATCTATGAAATAGAAATGTACTAATAACTCTTCTTTTTTGAGCTGCTTTAAAGACTCTAAGAATAAACTTAGAATTTCTAATTTTTGATGTATAGGACTTGCGATCAGTACTCTCAGTTTATGAGTCACTTCCTACACCATCTTCTATCAGGAGTTGGGTTTCTAAATAACTTTTATTATGCAGGTATTTAGGATCGGTAGGCCTATAACCACCTGCTAATTCATTGTGGTAGGTTGCCATTCTATAGTCTCCTAAATAATCATAACAAACACATAGTTGGATATGGGGAATCCATGTAGAGTAAAGATAATTGTGAATTCCATAATTGTCTTTTGAAACTTCGGTTTTTGTTGCTAAATCATACCAGAAAACAGCAGAACGGTAATCATTTTTTTTTATAAAAAAGTAAGCCAATCTGCAACAGATTTCCGGTCTGGGAGCAGCATAGGTAAAGGATCGTAGTAAGGATTCCATCATTTTCTCTTTATCTAAAACATCATGATAACAATCAGCTAAGTTTCTACACGTTGCGATATTATCCTCAACCCATCCCTTCTCTGTTGAAAGGAACCGTTCATAAAAATTAATGGCTCTTGCAATTTGACCATGATCTTTTAATTCATTCGCAAAATAATATAAGTCTCTTGGAGAAAACTCTTCGCCATTAATTAAATTTTTTTCATAAATTTTTAAATTTCTTTCAGAATCATGGTGGATGCTTTTATGAGTTATAGCTACTTCACTATTACTAATGTTCCCCCATACCTCAAGGTATTCATGGACAAAACCAATCCACTTAAACCCTTTACTTCTCTTCACTAACCTATTTCTTCTTAGACTTATTATAACATTGCCGTATTCATCTGTTGCTAAATTATAATTCATCGTGACGGAGTCAATATTAGAATCTAGATTTATTTTTAATTCAAAAAACTTTTCTTGGTCTTCTTCTAGCAATATATCATCTGCGTCTAGCCACAAAATATAATCTTTTGTAGCCTTCTGAAAAGCATAGTTACGCGCAACTGAAAAATCATCAATCCATTTAAAGTCATAAATTCGATCTGTATAGTTTCTAGCAATTTTCTTTGTTTGGTCATTTGATCCTGTATCAATAATATTTATTTCATCAACTAATTGGTAGACACTTTCCAGACACCTCCCAAGTGATACTTCTTCATTTTTAACAATCATACATAAACTGATAGAAATCATTTCTCATTCCTCCTATAAATTTTAGTAGATCCATGGAAAAATATTAAATTGTTACTCTCAGTATATATTTATATGTTTTTCAGGCGATAATTTTGAGTTCTACTATAAAATAGCTATTAATTTGAAATATTTTTTAATATTTATAATAACTATGTATAGATAATTAGGAAAAATTCCTTATTTTAATACAAATTTGCTCCTATCATGTTTTATCGCCAAGATTTTTTAAATTAAAATATAAAAATTACCTAAGTTGAATTTATAATGAATTATTTATTTTGAAACAAAGGAGGACCACAATGGCTTATAGACGTGCATCTAAAGTTAGGTACTTTACTTCTAACGATGAGATGAATTACTTGAAAAAGAAGAATCCTAAAAAAATGGATTGTATAGATATTAAGAGTTCTCAAATTAAAAGGTTGCTTACTATTTTAGATAGGTTAAAAAAGGAAATCCCTCTGATTCTGAAGAATCCCACTTCTAAAAATATCAATACTATTTCTAATTCACTAAACTGTCTTATTGTCTTATTAAATGAATTGAAACCTGATTCTTCAATGACTAATCATTTAATTATTACTGTTCAAAATTTATTATCTGCTTTAAAAACAAGGTTGGTTCCTCCAGTAAAGTTACTCGAAACACTAATTAATAGTTTAAAAACACTTATTACTCTTCTGTGCTTAAATTCAGAGACGCATATTCTATTCTTCAAAGTTTTAATACAAATCGAAGTTATTTTAACTCACTGTCCTTCTGCAGGACCTACTGGAGCTACGGGACCTACTGGGGCTACAGGACTCACTGGAGTTACGGGACTCACTGGAGTTACGGGGCTCACTGGAGTTACGGGGCTCACTGGAGCTACGGGAGTCACTGGAATTACGGGGCTCACTGGAGCTACAGGACTTACTGGAGCTACAGGATTCACTGGGGCTACAGGGAACACTGGAGTTACGGGGCTCACTGGAGCTACGGGAGATCCTGGACTCACTGGGGCCACAGGCCCTACAGGGAACGCTGGAATTGCTGGGGTCACTGGAGCTACAGGGCTCACTGGAGCTACAGGCCCTACTGGAGCTACGGGCCTTACTGGAGCTACAGGGCTCACTGGGGCTACAGGGCTCACTGGAGCTACAGGACTTACTGGAGCTACGGGACTCACTGGAATTACGGGGCTCACTGGAGCTACAGGACTTACTGGAGCTACGGGACTTACTGGAGCTACAGGACTTACTGGAGCTACGGGACTCACTGGAATTACGGGGCTCACTGGAGCTACAGGACTTACTGGAGCTACAGGATTCACTGGGGCTACAGGGCTCACTGGAGCTACAGGGCTCACTGGAGCTACAGGACTTACTGGAGCTACGGGACTCACTGGAATTACGGGGCTCACTGGAGCTACAGGACTTACTGGAGCTACGGGACTTACTGGAGCTACAGGACTTACTGGAGCTACGGGACTCACTGGAATTACGGGGCTCACTGGAGCTACAGGACTTACTGGAGCTACAGGATTCACTGGGGCTACAGGGCTCACTGGAGCTACGGGACTTACTGGAGCTACAGGACTTACTGGAGCTACGGGACTCACTGGAATTACGGGGCTCACTGGAGCTACAGGACTTACTGGAGCTACGGGACTTACTGGAGCTACAGGGCTCACTGGAGCTACAGGATTCACTGGAGCTACAGGACTTACTGGGGCTACAGGACGTACTGGAGCTACAGGACAAGAAGGAGAGTCTGGAGCTACGGGACCCACTGGAGCCACAGGGCGTACTGGGGCTACGGGACTCACTGGAGCTACAGGCCCTACTGGAGCTACGGGCCTTACTGGAGCTACAGGACTCACTGGAGCTACAGGACTCACTGGAGCTACAGGACTTACTGGAGCTACGGGACTTACTGGAGCTACAGGACTTACTGGAGCTACAGGACTCACTGGAGCTACGGGACTTACTGGAGCTACAGGACTTACTGGAGCTACAGGACTCACTGGAGCTACGGGAATAAGTTTTACAACTAATTCTATGTTTGCAGGCAACACAACCGGCAGTACCATTGCAGTTTTATTAGGCGGGACAAGTATTCCACTTCCTAGTAATCAAGATCTCGATGGCTTTACTGTCAATGGTACTAATACAACATTTACAGTTCCAGCTACTGGACGTTATTACATCACATATCAAATTAATCCTACAGCTACTGTACTTGCTGGATCTAGGCTCATCCTAAATGATACAACTCCAATCCCTGGATCCATAATAACTCCAGCTCTTGCTATATCAAGCTACAATAATGATGTTA comes from Priestia megaterium and encodes:
- a CDS encoding tetratricopeptide repeat-containing glycosyltransferase family 2 protein, producing MISISLCMIVKNEEVSLGRCLESVYQLVDEINIIDTGSNDQTKKIARNYTDRIYDFKWIDDFSVARNYAFQKATKDYILWLDADDILLEEDQEKFFELKINLDSNIDSVTMNYNLATDEYGNVIISLRRNRLVKRSKGFKWIGFVHEYLEVWGNISNSEVAITHKSIHHDSERNLKIYEKNLINGEEFSPRDLYYFANELKDHGQIARAINFYERFLSTEKGWVEDNIATCRNLADCYHDVLDKEKMMESLLRSFTYAAPRPEICCRLAYFFIKKNDYRSAVFWYDLATKTEVSKDNYGIHNYLYSTWIPHIQLCVCYDYLGDYRMATYHNELAGGYRPTDPKYLHNKSYLETQLLIEDGVGSDS
- a CDS encoding BclA C-terminal domain-containing protein, with protein sequence MAYRRASKVRYFTSNDEMNYLKKKNPKKMDCIDIKSSQIKRLLTILDRLKKEIPLILKNPTSKNINTISNSLNCLIVLLNELKPDSSMTNHLIITVQNLLSALKTRLVPPVKLLETLINSLKTLITLLCLNSETHILFFKVLIQIEVILTHCPSAGPTGATGPTGATGLTGVTGLTGVTGLTGVTGLTGATGVTGITGLTGATGLTGATGFTGATGNTGVTGLTGATGDPGLTGATGPTGNAGIAGVTGATGLTGATGPTGATGLTGATGLTGATGLTGATGLTGATGLTGITGLTGATGLTGATGLTGATGLTGATGLTGITGLTGATGLTGATGFTGATGLTGATGLTGATGLTGATGLTGITGLTGATGLTGATGLTGATGLTGATGLTGITGLTGATGLTGATGFTGATGLTGATGLTGATGLTGATGLTGITGLTGATGLTGATGLTGATGLTGATGFTGATGLTGATGRTGATGQEGESGATGPTGATGRTGATGLTGATGPTGATGLTGATGLTGATGLTGATGLTGATGLTGATGLTGATGLTGATGLTGATGLTGATGLTGATGISFTTNSMFAGNTTGSTIAVLLGGTSIPLPSNQDLDGFTVNGTNTTFTVPATGRYYITYQINPTATVLAGSRLILNDTTPIPGSIITPALAISSYNNDVIVSLAAGNTITLQLFGLIATVVLTGGGSSGAALTIIRLSG
- a CDS encoding glycosyltransferase, with the protein product MTHKLRVLIASPIHQKLEILSLFLESLKQLKKEELLVHFYFIDDNENADSSRLLIQFQECIESVVIEKSFYQDVYLKDKQTHQWNEHLVWKVANFKNLIIKYAKEKNYDYLFFVDSDLLLSPKTLVHLVQQRKDIISEIFWTKWQPESIEQPQVWLYDEYTQYNVQPGKQLSDDQINIRYQDFITKMRNPGVYEVGGLGACTLISQNALQKGVNFSKIPNLTFWGEDRHFCVRAAAIGLSLHVDTHYPAYHIYRDTDIKGGKTFLEKNTPRQKAPILNINVSTLTKPELTLSMIIKDEGNRFLREVLKSHLPYINNAVIIDDGSTDNSVEICKEVLKTVPCKIVQNKVSKFSTEVELRQQQWEETTKTNPNWILNVDADELFEHKFKQEVEQLLEQEDYDLYSFRLYDFWSNTHYREDEYWYAHLFYRPFLARYRKDFSYVWNETPQHCGRFPKNIFQLPNSISNLRVKHYGWSKLEYRLEKYKRYLTIDPQARYGIKEQYDSILDKSPNLIQWEE